From the Thermodesulfobacteriota bacterium genome, the window GTAGAGCACCTGGTTCGGGACCAGGGGGTCGCTGGTTCAAATCCAGTCATCCCGACCATGCCTATCGGAGGGGCTGCGGGCGGCTTCGGCCCGCGCCCCTTTTTTCCTGCCCGCGCGGGCGCCCGGGGCGATATCGCTTGACAGGCCGGGGGCTTCGAACCGAATAATATTGTCCGTTGTCCGGGGAACGCCCGGCAAATAACAAGGAGGGCGGAATGTACAAGAATGTCCTGCTGCCAACGGATGGTTTGGGCAAGTGCCGGTTCGGCGTCTGTCACGGCGTGCAGCTCGCCAAGGGGATGGGCGCGAAGGTGACGGCGGTCTGCGTGACGGGGAAGCTCTCCTCGCAGGATATCCTGAAGCTGTACGACGTGAAGGAGCTGGCCAGCGCCTCCGACGCCGCCCGTGCGAAGGAAGCCATGTTGGGCGCGGACGAGACGAAGAAGGAAGAGGCGGGCGCGGCCCTCTCCGTGGCGAAGAAGATGTGCGACAGCATCGGCGTGCCCTGCGAACTGGCCCACCTCCCCGGAGAGAACCCCGTGGACGGAATCCTGAAGGTCGCCTCCGAGAAGAAGTGCGACCTGATCTTCATCTCGACCCACGGCAACTCCGGCCTGTTCGGCTCGCTGTTCGGGACGCTGGCCACCAAGATCATCGCGCAGTCGAAGGTCCCCGTCCTCGTGCACCATTGCGGCGGACCGAGCTGAAAACGCAGGCGAATATTCCCTCAAATCGCGAAAATATCCCCTAACCCTCCCGGCGGGAACGCGAAAAGCGCCGCCGGGGGGGCAGGGAAGCGTAAGCGGCGGGAATACGTAACTAATCGGAACCGTTGCTTATTCCCCTCTCCGCCAGTTTTCCCTTGACACGGGGGGGCCGGTCCAATAATATTTTGGTCGGACCATCTGTTTGTATTCAGTATACAGATTCGCCGCATCATACATCCCACGTCGAGGCGACGAACGGTGCCGAAATCCAAAGACGATTTTTCACTGAAAGTCACCAAGGCATTTATCGAGGATGAAGGGAAGGGGCTTGCGCGCCTGGATCCGGAAGATCTGGACCGCATGCACGCGATCCCCGGCGACTGCCTCCTGATCACCGGCCGCCGCGCCACGGTGGCCCGCGCTGCGCACGCTCCCCAGCATTTCTGCGGCCAGGGGCTCGTCCTGATGGACGGCATCACGCGCGACAACGCGCAGGTCTCGGTAGACGAGGAATGCACCGTCCAGAAGGTCCCCTACAAGCAGGCCGACAGCATCATCCTGGCGCCGGTCGATGTCCGCAGCCCGCTTCCGAAAGACCAGGAGATCCCCCATATCCGGCACCTCATTTCCGGCCTCCACGTCACCATGGGCGACCGGATCCAGATCACCATGTTCGGCACCCGGCCGGTGTTCTACATGGTCGAGGGCGCCAGCCCCCGCGGCGCCCTGCGGGTCACCGCGCACACGGACATCACCTTCCGCGGCACCGATTTCGCCTCCGAGAAGGCGACGCGGACCTCTTACGAGGACATCGGCGGCCTCGAGAAGGAGCTCGGACACGTCCGCGAGATGATCGAGCTGCCGCTGAAGTTCCCCGAGCTGTTCGCCCAGCTCGGGATCGACCCTCCCAAGGGAGTGCTCCTCTCGGGGCCCCCGGGAACCGGCAAGACCCTCATCGCGCGCGCCATCTCCAACGAGGTGCGGGCCCACTTCCTCCACGTGAACGGCCCCGAACTCATCCACAAGTTCTACGGGGAGAGCGAGGCCAAGCTCCGGGCGGTCTTCGAGGAAGCCCGGAAGAACGCCCCCGCCATCATCTTCTTCGACGAGATGGACGCCCTCGCCCCGAAGCGCGCCACCGTCGTCGGCGACGTGGAAAAGCGCGTGGTCGCGCAGCTCCTGGCGCTGATGGACGGCCTGGTCTCCCGCGGCGAGATCGTCATCATCGGCGCGACCAACATGCCGGAGCTCGTCGACTTCGCCCTCCGGCGCCCCGGCCGGTTCGACCGCGAGATCACCATCGGCGTTCCGAAGCGGCATGAGCGCCTCCAGATCCTGAAGATCCACTCCCGCAAGATGCCGCTGGCGGACGACGTCGACCTGGAGCGCCTGGCCGAGATCACCCACGGCTACG encodes:
- a CDS encoding AAA family ATPase, which produces MPKSKDDFSLKVTKAFIEDEGKGLARLDPEDLDRMHAIPGDCLLITGRRATVARAAHAPQHFCGQGLVLMDGITRDNAQVSVDEECTVQKVPYKQADSIILAPVDVRSPLPKDQEIPHIRHLISGLHVTMGDRIQITMFGTRPVFYMVEGASPRGALRVTAHTDITFRGTDFASEKATRTSYEDIGGLEKELGHVREMIELPLKFPELFAQLGIDPPKGVLLSGPPGTGKTLIARAISNEVRAHFLHVNGPELIHKFYGESEAKLRAVFEEARKNAPAIIFFDEMDALAPKRATVVGDVEKRVVAQLLALMDGLVSRGEIVIIGATNMPELVDFALRRPGRFDREITIGVPKRHERLQILKIHSRKMPLADDVDLERLAEITHGYVGADISALCTEAGMAALRRLMPSVKFEVDQKPTLDSKEQVKVTNEDFMTAYKEVEPTSTREFMSERPNVFFKDVGGLHQIKKNLLSMMRLPLRGQALFAESRLNPPRGVIFSGPSGTGKTLMAKAIAGEMGMTLFTVDPPTLLSKWVGESEKGLREVFKRAKQASPCILFFDEIEAMAPARTAEDSGQISQRIVSQLFRELDSLQSSLGVMILAATNRIDLMEPALLRAGRFDSIIEFPLPAKEERVEILQMFLQTLPFRSEVDIDALAGNTDGWTGADLETLCKKAVMQVVEEALVREEKPDFSRLTIQSAHFEQVTDQTGAAATIKSRALKQ
- a CDS encoding universal stress protein, giving the protein MYKNVLLPTDGLGKCRFGVCHGVQLAKGMGAKVTAVCVTGKLSSQDILKLYDVKELASASDAARAKEAMLGADETKKEEAGAALSVAKKMCDSIGVPCELAHLPGENPVDGILKVASEKKCDLIFISTHGNSGLFGSLFGTLATKIIAQSKVPVLVHHCGGPS